In a single window of the Bacillus carboniphilus genome:
- a CDS encoding response regulator transcription factor: MTNIVIIDDHQLFREGVKRILEFEPSFKVVAEGDDGAEAVELIQKHNPDVVIMDINMPQTNGVEATRQLIEQNPDTKVIILSIHDDETYVTHALKTGAMGYLLKEMDADALIDAVKVVADGGSYLHPKITHNLVKEYRRLATDEENPSYQVNFTEVQRPLHLLTRRECEVLQMLADGKSNRGIGETLFISEKTVKNHVSNILQKMNVNDRTQAVVVAIKNGWVEVR, from the coding sequence ATGACAAATATAGTAATTATCGATGACCATCAATTATTCCGTGAAGGGGTAAAACGAATTTTAGAATTTGAACCAAGTTTTAAAGTGGTTGCAGAAGGGGACGACGGTGCTGAAGCCGTTGAACTTATTCAAAAACACAATCCTGATGTCGTGATCATGGATATTAACATGCCTCAAACAAATGGGGTTGAAGCAACACGTCAACTAATCGAGCAAAACCCTGATACAAAAGTAATCATCCTGTCCATCCATGATGATGAAACGTATGTAACGCATGCGTTGAAAACAGGAGCTATGGGTTACTTATTAAAGGAAATGGACGCAGATGCTTTAATTGACGCGGTAAAAGTAGTTGCAGATGGAGGATCTTACCTACATCCGAAGATTACTCACAACCTAGTAAAAGAATATCGTCGTCTAGCAACAGACGAAGAAAATCCGTCTTACCAAGTAAACTTCACAGAAGTCCAACGCCCACTTCACTTACTAACTCGTCGTGAGTGTGAAGTACTACAAATGTTGGCTGACGGTAAAAGTAACCGTGGTATTGGGGAAACATTGTTTATTAGTGAAAAAACTGTTAAAAACCATGTAAGTAATATCTTGCAAAAAATGAATGTTAATGACCGTACTCAAGCTGTTGTTGTTGCGATTAAAAATGGCTGGGTAGAGGTTCGATAG